A single window of Carassius gibelio isolate Cgi1373 ecotype wild population from Czech Republic chromosome A19, carGib1.2-hapl.c, whole genome shotgun sequence DNA harbors:
- the LOC127935819 gene encoding stathmin isoform X2, which produces MAALDIRVKELNKRASGQAFEVILGSPAPDAKTEFPLSPAPKKDLSLEEIKRKLAAAEERRKSYEAGVLKQLAERREHEKEVLQKALEENNNFSKMAEEKLNQKMEANKENRSAIMAAMNEKFKEKDKKLEEVRKNKENKEVHCEEN; this is translated from the exons ATGGCTGCTTTAG ATATTCGTGTTAAGGAGCTGAACAAGCGTGCCTCGGGACAAGCTTTCGAGGTCATCCTTGGGAGTCCTGCTCCAGATGCCAAGACTGAGTTCCCTCTCTCTCCTGCTCCGAAGAAGGATCTTTCCTTGGAGGAGATCAAGAGGAAACTAGCCGCTGCAGAAGAGAGGCGCAAG TCTTATGAAGCGGGGGTTCTGAAACAATTAGCAGAGAGGCGGGAGCATGAGAAAGAGGTGCTTCAGAAAGCTCTAGAGGAAAACAACAATTTCAGCAAGATGGCAGAAGAGAAACTGAACCAGAAGATGGAAGCCAACAAAGAAAACCGTTCAGCCATCATGGCAGCCATGAACGAGAAGTTCAAAGAGAAG GACAAGAAGCTGGAAGAGGTtcgaaaaaacaaagaaaacaaagaggTCCACTGtgaagaaaactga
- the LOC127935819 gene encoding stathmin isoform X1, with translation MAALGDIRVKELNKRASGQAFEVILGSPAPDAKTEFPLSPAPKKDLSLEEIKRKLAAAEERRKSYEAGVLKQLAERREHEKEVLQKALEENNNFSKMAEEKLNQKMEANKENRSAIMAAMNEKFKEKDKKLEEVRKNKENKEVHCEEN, from the exons ATGGCTGCTTTAGGTG ATATTCGTGTTAAGGAGCTGAACAAGCGTGCCTCGGGACAAGCTTTCGAGGTCATCCTTGGGAGTCCTGCTCCAGATGCCAAGACTGAGTTCCCTCTCTCTCCTGCTCCGAAGAAGGATCTTTCCTTGGAGGAGATCAAGAGGAAACTAGCCGCTGCAGAAGAGAGGCGCAAG TCTTATGAAGCGGGGGTTCTGAAACAATTAGCAGAGAGGCGGGAGCATGAGAAAGAGGTGCTTCAGAAAGCTCTAGAGGAAAACAACAATTTCAGCAAGATGGCAGAAGAGAAACTGAACCAGAAGATGGAAGCCAACAAAGAAAACCGTTCAGCCATCATGGCAGCCATGAACGAGAAGTTCAAAGAGAAG GACAAGAAGCTGGAAGAGGTtcgaaaaaacaaagaaaacaaagaggTCCACTGtgaagaaaactga